In Cryptococcus neoformans var. neoformans B-3501A chromosome 3, whole genome shotgun sequence, the DNA window CTCCTCAGTACTTTCTCATCCAATGTTATGGCTCGACGAACGTATATTTGGTTGGAGTCGTTCCGCCTCTGTTGGTCAAAGTGTCTGGTCGTCTTCGGCTGCCAACAAACAACAGGAAAGCGAAGCGGCCCCTGCTAGTCCATACGATTCCgagggtgaggaagaggaggaggcagaCGTCGACTATGATGATGTTTTAGCCATCATCGATACGCGGCGATCcagtggtggtggggtAGGTTTAGCTAGCCcgaaggggaagaaaaggagatatACGGGCCAAGCTAGAAGCGAAGGGTCAGTTGCGTCTCCGAAATCTGACATTGAAGGTGTCCCATTGCCTCGCGCGGATGACAATGGAGTGGTCAAGCTTCATAAGAGGCCGGGGGCCGCCAAGGATGGAATATCGGAAAcgaaaggggaagaaggtcTGGGTTTAGATACCGGCCGGGAGAAGGGCCAATAAGCCGCTCGTTACGAGGGGGCGAACAGATGGGAGGGATTCTATAGGTTTTCTGTTTCGCGAATGCAACATTTGAATAAATACATCTCAAAAAATAGACTTGTATCTATACATGCACTGAAGCTGACATCTCGGAATGGGAACACATTACTATGTACATGTAACATTTGTTCTTCAACGACATGAAATAGTTTTTGCGGAACGTTATTGGCTAAACACAAGAATCTCTCCGCATACGTCACTGAAGCTACGATGCAGAATCACAGCTATAATAGCAGAATAAGTTGAGTTACTCTCTGTGTTCAGCTGTCAATTAGTTAATTCCACATTTAACTCATTTGAAGTGTTATATCTCAATTAGCGTTCAATACCCTCTTCGCCAGTAGTGCACGGTTATCCGTCGAGAGCCGAGGTTGAACTTGACCAGGTTTTGAGACGTCACGATGCGAGTAGAGATTGTCTGGAAGTTCATTAGGAGCATAGACATTCGTAGGCGTTTCATTTATTAGTCCAAACTCCGATGATAGGGACTCAACCGAGCTTGACAATTGAGGGTGACCGGGTGAAACGCGTAACTGAGCCTCACTAGGcctccattcttcgtcAACATCCATGGAGTCGTCTCTTGCGACACCttcagaagatgagatgtgggaatgggaggatggtggtggagcTGGCTGGTTTGTACCTGTGACTTGGAGCAGTGCCTGGGCATTTTGAGCAAGTGGAAGCAATTGTGGTGTCTCATAAGTGTTTGGAGTTGACTGATTTTTTGTAGGCTCTGGGGGCGGAGGATTGAGTGATGTCGCAATAGGGGGAGCGATAGAGGCTGAAATTCCCAAATTTTGACTTGGCAATGAAGGCCCAGGTGGCTGCTTAGGAAACGGAACACCGTCTTTGCTACTGACCAACAGTCTGAGGGCTTGAGGCAGAGGCTGTCCCAGCCCTGGAGCCACGCGAAAGTCCGAATGCGGCCATACTGGAGACCTTGTGGGATGATGTAGCATGTAGTCCCAATCAAAATCCTCGACAATTGGGTTTAGTCCTTCAAGTATCCTGAGAAGTTCGTTCATGCCAGCGTTAGGGGGAATATTGACGCTAATTCGCGGTCGAGTAGCCGACAGGGGGGCATACGTCTGGGTATGGCAATAAACGTAGAGTTGGCGAGCTTTTGTCACATGGTAGACAGCGATGCGATGAATACGTTCCGAGATAGTCCAGATCTGAGGGTGTTGAGGTTCTTTGGCACGAGCAAGCCTGCGGGCTAATTGAAGTTTTGAAATTATCTGATTTCCTTCTGGGTGAAGATGCAGTGCGAGGAGGCCTTCGAGTGTCGCCGCGTGCCGTAGGCCAGGGTCTCTCCAAACATCCTCAAAGCGAAGCCTAGTGTCTATCAAATTATACCTTAACACAGGGGGCTTTCCAGCAAAAGAGCTAATCCACACGAGTGTCAAAGCCACTCTGTCCACGTTGGTCCAATCGATTGGTTGCTTCGTGAAGGAATAGTGGGTGTCCATCATCCAAACGTAGAAGTCGTCTATGTTGAATGCTGATCCTGGCCTAAGAATGCGGTACCGTTCAACCACCAAACTAATCAGAAATAGGTATGCTTCTCGGGTGGACTGTCTGGACTCGATTGGTGTGTTGATAATCGAGTGGGTCATGAAGGTTTGGTCGAAGAACTGGACACGCTTTGGGAGAGAGCGGAAGTATAGTGGTTTGATGCAAATGCGACAAAGGGGCACTCGTTTAGATCTTGTTTCGTGCAACGTGCAGACCATGGCACATGCTGTACAATAATCTTAAAGGTAGCTTAGTATACATCTATGGCGGGGAAGTCGATCACCCACTCGCTGAACATTCTGGGTTGATACAGCCGTGTAGCACAATGAATGTGGTCCAGTCCCGACCAAACGCTCGAGCCTTTTTCAGACATTGGTTGACCGGGGTTTGACAGACAGAGCATTTCGAGCGATCTGATTGTAATTGGATTAGCCTTTTGTATTCCGATATTCCGTCGTATCCATACCTTTATAAGAGTGTCGGGACGGAGATCGAGGTGGACTGTGAGAAGATGTTTGGTCATCAGAGCTGGTGCTCGTGGGAGATGAAGCCATCCTGCAGGCTATCAGTCCTTCTGAGTATATTTTATCGGAATACGAATGGCTGGTTGTGATTCTGAGATGGGAGTCGGATTGACAAGTTGATTTGTTCAGTAGTTGATCTCTATCTGCGGCTGTCCACCGATCGCTCAACTTCCGAGACGCGTTCATGCTCGTCGTTCGCGTCTGGAGCAATTTGCTTACGTCATCAATGCATATGACGGTAACGTCGGCAGCGGACACACCTCCACCGGAAATTTTCGGAGGTTCGGGGGGTTGGCATCGAGCGGCCCTTTGTCTCGCCCGCCGTTAATTTATATGGACCTGCTGTAATCCGCGTTGTAAGCATTtccactttctttttcttccttctgcctTCCGCATATCTTTGCTACGCTGCTCAGCTCCACCTTCGCAACACAAAGACAGCCACTGGACCCTAGGTCACTCAGCCAAAATCAAGTTCACAGATTTCGCCGCTTCTGACTTCTTTGCGAACACCGGTCCGCCGAAAGAATTAAGCGTCACGCAGAGGTATATTGTGAGTTGCATTCATTCTAGATCACAAGCTATGGGGGGGTGAAAGTCTGGTCCGTCCGAACAATCGGGTCCGTCCGAACGATTTTCAATTAGGGCGGGAAAAGATTTAGTACTTGGAATTGGAACGCTTTCGACCGTTATGTTATGGCTGTGGCAAATGTGCGTTGAGCTGACCAAGCCCTGCTATCGCTTCATTCCACAGACGCAGAAAGAGTTCATGCCTTCACCCACGCAAAGCCCGAATTATCGATATCATCACCCCACCAAGGAGCTGGATTTTCATACCCGATAAATCAAAACTGTAAGTAGTGTTCACTCTGCTTTTTCGTGGTAACCTGTTTACGCTTCATAAGGATCAACTTGCAAAATGGCCACCGTTAATATCCGACGAGATGTGGACGACAAGTTCTACGTATGTTGTTCTTTGGTATCTAATGAGCTAAGACAACTGATTCATCGACTTAGCGTTACAAAATGCCCCTCCTCCAGATCAAGATTGAAGGTCGAGGCAACGGTATCAAGACTGTTGTGCCCAATATGGAAGACATTGCGCGAGCCTTGAACAGGCCGCCTACCTACCCGACCAAATTCTTTGGTTTTGAACTTGGTGCCCAAACATCCATGGCCAACGACAGGTATATCGTTAACGGTGCTCATACCGCTGACCGTTTGCGAGAGCTCCTTGACGTTTTCATTGAGAAATTTGTTCTTTGTCCCTCTTGCAAAAACCCCGAAACCGAAATTGTCATCACAGGCAGGTCGGGTCACGAGGACATGCATCGTGACTGCAAAGCTTGTGGTCGTCAAAACCCCATTGATATGCGCCACAAGCTTTCTGTCTTTATCATCAAGAACCcacccaagaagaaggacaagggtggcaagaagggcaagaagtCTGGTGGTATGACGGCCGAAGCCAACCTCGGTGGGCCAATGGTGTTTGAGAAGACAGAGGATGGTAGtggtgaagatgatagTTCCCCTGATGCGGGCATTGCGGGTGTCCCTACCACTGGCACCGAAATTGACGCGGTGCTTGGACGTGGCGACCCCATCCTCGGTGACCCTGATGCCGCTGAGGCAGCGTCCAAGAAGCTCGCCAAACTTGACGTTAACGGTGGcggcgatgaagaagaggacgaggatgccgATTCACCTTATGCGGCTTTGGGTTCTTGGTTGGAGAACAACAAAGAAGCCGATGACGCCTCTATCATCGCGCAGATCAAAGATCTCGGGATTGCTGGCAAGCACAAGGTTTTGGTAGAGATTGGTCAGCATCTGTTCTCGGATGACATCTGTGACGAGATCGCCGGTCGAActgcccttcttcaagctgtAAGGCACTTTCGAACATGTCAACAAACGTATCAGCTAATGATTTCTCTAGCTTGTGACGTCTGAGAAGCATCAAAAGTCTCTCTTGGGTGGTATCGAACGCCTCATCGGTCTATCCCCTTCTCTCGAGTCTCTTATTGCCGCTGGCACCACTTCCAAGATTCTCATGGTATTGTACCAAGCTGATATCATCGAGGAGGACGTTGTTCAGCAGTGGGGTACCCACGTTAGCAAAAAGTACGtggacaaggacaagagcAAGAAAGTCAGAAAGAATGCCGAAGCCTTCCTCAAGGTAAGTTATTTTCTGATCTTTACAAAGCAAGGTGAATATTGACAGAGTTCATTTCAGTGGCTCGAGGAGGCTGAGGACGAGTCTGACAGCGATGAGGAGTGATCGTAGATTGTTTCTCGTCCCAATCTTATTTCGTTATCTTGTGTATGCGTGGCATGAATGTTTTGTAACTGTTTGGAAAGTTCCCCATATGATCGATAGCCTGAATTTATGCAGCACTACAATGACAACAGAGCCTTTTATAATAAAATATGATTTTCCTATCCGTGCTGGAAAACTACCTATGATAGGGACAAATGCATAGACGCCAGAACTCGGCTATTTGGTTCAGGATGTTGTGGCTACACAATATTCTCCCCCCACCCCCCTACCCCTGGGCTACCGGAACAACAGCAAGTGCTGATCGATCATGCCAAATTCAGCCTGATATCCTTGCTTACAAACTCTTTTGATTCTGCATGTCCACCCCTGGTTCTATCGTTTCTGGCAAGCTTTGCGTTGCAGGTTGACTCTCGACAGCATGATGCTGTGGCGAATGTTCTGGTGGTCTCTCAGCTTGCACGACCTGGGTAGATGTTTCTTTCTGTTCTTCCGAATTGATGGCTGTGCCGTCCCCGAGAGCCTCTTCGGTCGTACGACCTTGCTCGGCCTTGACAGGCACACTgtcattcttttcttccacctGATTATGTATGGCGTCCGTTCCGCTGACGTCCTGGTTGGCAGCCAACAGAGTTTTCATTGCTCCAGGGGCCTTCAAGTCACTGTATTGCAGTTTCCCCTCGGTGAAAAGATCGCCACATGAATTACACACTGGCCCCGTAAACGTCAGTAAGGCTCATCCATTTTTTAACAAACATGAACTCCAATGACACCAGACGTACATGTTCCTTTTCCACTCggtcctcttctccaaatcTTAATTCCCTCTCTTGCGCAGCCTTCGCATATTCCTTTTTCAATTCCTCGCCTttgcttttctttccttgctccttctcctccaccggCTCTTCCGCGCTTTCCCAAAAGCGCTTTTTGAGCACTGGCCTCCACCCGCTCATCAAGCGCTTCC includes these proteins:
- a CDS encoding hypothetical protein (Match to ESTs gb|CF189046.1|CF189046, gb|CF183036.1|CF183036, gb|CF194151.1|CF194151; HMMPfam hit to W2, eIF4-gamma/eIF5/eIF2-epsilon, score: 95.7, E(): 1.1e-25; HMMPfam hit to eIF-5_eIF-2B, Domain found in IF2B/IF5, score: 236.1, E(): 6.3e-68), with the protein product MATVNIRRDVDDKFYRYKMPLLQIKIEGRGNGIKTVVPNMEDIARALNRPPTYPTKFFGFELGAQTSMANDRYIVNGAHTADRLRELLDVFIEKFVLCPSCKNPETEIVITGRSGHEDMHRDCKACGRQNPIDMRHKLSVFIIKNPPKKKDKGGKKGKKSGGMTAEANLGGPMVFEKTEDGSGEDDSSPDAGIAGVPTTGTEIDAVLGRGDPILGDPDAAEAASKKLAKLDVNGGGDEEEDEDADSPYAALGSWLENNKEADDASIIAQIKDLGIAGKHKVLVEIGQHLFSDDICDEIAGRTALLQALVTSEKHQKSLLGGIERLIGLSPSLESLIAAGTTSKILMVLYQADIIEEDVVQQWGTHVSKKYVDKDKSKKVRKNAEAFLKWLEEAEDESDSDEE